The following are encoded together in the Ooceraea biroi isolate clonal line C1 chromosome 2, Obir_v5.4, whole genome shotgun sequence genome:
- the LOC105279154 gene encoding phospholipid phosphatase 5, with protein MTNIRGLQVSVGFWFDVLLRVFLAVLFVELESAEPFTRKIHENELWLYRNPRTDSFVPTTVLWPLVFMLPVAVICFFFIIYKDKVDLQQSVLSVTLALGLNGLITDILKLIVGRPRPDFFWRCFPDGQMNSAFKCTGDPIAIRDGRKSFPSGHSSFAFASFGFIALYLAGKLHTFSLAGKGQSWRLCTFFLPLCIALTIALSRTCDYHHHWQDVLVGSVIGYCLTYICYRHYYPPLDSPYCDKPYAALTLQIQTDSKSNKSEQIKWI; from the exons ATGACTAACATACGCGGACTTCAGGTTTCGGTGGGCTTTTGGTTTGACGTTCTGCTACGTGTCTTTCTGGCCGTGCTATTCGT GGAGCTAGAGAGTGCAGAACCATTTACAAGGAAAATTCACGAAAATGAGTTGTGGTTGTACAGAAATCCAAGAACAGATTCTTTCGTTCCAACTACAGTATTATGG CCACTTGTATTTATGTTACCAGTAGCTGTTatctgtttctttttcataatatataaagacaAAGTTGATCTTCAACAGTCAGTATTATCTGTGACGTTAGCCTTAGGACTTAATGGTCTTATTACAGATATATTGAAACTTATAGTAG GTCGTCCAAGACCAGATTTCTTCTGGCGGTGTTTTCCAGATGGACAAATGAATTCAGCATTTAAGTGCACTGGAGATCCGATTGCTATCAGAGACGGAAGGAAGTCATTCCCAAGCGGACATTCCTCGT TTGCGTTCGCCAGTTTTGGTTTTATTGCCTTGTACTTAGCTGGAAAGTTACACACATTCAGCTTGGCAGGAAAAGGACAATCGTGGAGATTGTGCACGTTCTTTTTACCACTCTGTATTGCTCTTACCATTGCGTTAAGCAGAACCTGTGATTATCACCACCATTGGCAGG ACGTGTTGGTAGGGTCAGTGATAGGATACTGCTTAACGTACATCTGCTACAGACACTATTATCCTCCGTTAGATTCGCCCTATTGCGACAAACCGTACGCCGCACTCACGTTACAAATTCAAACAGACTCCAAGTCCAACAAGAGCGAGCAAATCAAGTGGATATAA